One segment of Tenrec ecaudatus isolate mTenEca1 chromosome 1, mTenEca1.hap1, whole genome shotgun sequence DNA contains the following:
- the CNR2 gene encoding cannabinoid receptor 2 → MEKCPGNTNVSADDSNLNFMKNYMILNAPQRIVVMVLCTLLGLLCALENLTVLYLILSSHRLRRKPSCLFFGSLAGADLLASAVFACSFVNFHVFHGMDSNTVLLLKIGSVTLAFTASVGSLLLTAIDRYLCLHYPPAYKILLTPRRALGALGIMWVFSAVISYLPLMGWTCCPSHCSELFPFVPNNYLLSWLLSIFSLFSGIIYIYGHVLWKAHQHVASMAEHQDQQFPGMARIRLDVRLAKTLGVVLAFLLICWCPVLALIVYSLTTKLSDQVKKTFAFCSILCLVNSLVNPVIYALRSGEVRSAAHHCLAKWKKHLRGLGPEGKDDAPRSSIVKTEADVKTTQQADSGGLVSSGC, encoded by the coding sequence ATGGAGAAATGCCCAGGGAACACGAACGTCTCTGCGGATGACTCGAATCTCAACTTCATGAAGAACTACATGATCCTGAATGCGCCCCAAAGAATAGTCGTCATGGTGCTATGCACCCTGCTGGGCCTGCTGTGCGCCCTGGAAAACCTCACTGTGCTCTACCtgatcctgtcttcccacaggctCCGTAGGAAGCCCTCGTGCCTCTTCTTTGGCAGCTTGGCTGGGGCTGACTTGCTAGCGAGTGCCGTTTTTGCCTGTAGTTTTGTGAATTTCCACGTCTTCCATGGCATGGATTCCAACACGGTTTTGTTGCTGAAGATAGGCAGTGTGACCTTGGCTTTTACCGCCTCTGTGGGCAGCCTGCTACTCACCGCCATTGACCGCTACCTCTGCCTGCACTATCCCCCTGCGTACAAAATTCTACTCACCCCCAGAAGAGCACTGGGGGCCCTGGGAATCATGTGGGTCTTCTCGGCAGTGATTTCCTACCTGCCTCTCATGGGATGGACTTGCTGTCCCAGTCACTGTTCGGAGCTTTTCCCATTTGTCCCCAATAACTATCTGCTGAGCTGGCTCCTGTCtattttctccctcttctctggCATCATCTATATCTATGGACACGTTCTCTGGAAGGCCCATCAGCATGTAGCTAGCATGGCTGAACACCAGGACCAGCAGTTTCCAGGAATGGCCCGAATAAGGCTGGACGTGAGATTGGCCAAGACCCTGGGGGTGGTGCTGGCTTTTCTGCTCATTTGCTGGTGCCCAGTCCTAGCCCTCATTGTCTACAGCCTGACCACCAAGTTAAGTGACCAGGTCAAGAAAACCTTTGCCTTCTGCTCCATTCTGTGCCTTGTCAACTCACTGGTCAACCCTGTTATCTATGCCCTGCGGAGTGGGGAAGTTCGCTCTGCCGCCCACCACTGCCtggccaaatggaagaagcacctaCGTGGCCTTGGACCTGAGGGGAAAGATGATGCTCCGAGGTCTTCAATTGTTAAGACGGAAGCTGATGTGAAAACCACCCAGCAGGCAGATTCTGGAGGTCTGGTCAGCTCTGGCTGCTGA